In the Flavobacterium sp. 90 genome, CCTAAACTTCTCATTTTTAAAATTAAAAAATTTTAATATTTTAAAAGATTTACGAATTACATCCTCAATCATTTCAATATTAATCCCTTCTCTTTTTCCAAAATCATCTCCATGTTGATCTCTAATTGAATAATGTTTATCGATCCAAAATTCTGTAATTATATTTTCAGAAATATTACTAATTTTTTTCGCGTTTTTAGTGCATGCGTTTTCAACGTAAGCAGCTTCATCAATAATAATTTCATGCTGTTCTTTTTTAATTCGAGGTCTCTTATTTTCAGACATACCATAAATATTTCAGCAAAAATAGTAATCTAAATCTTATAAATTTTGAATATGAAAATTATTTCTTCACACTATCAATTATCCCTTTCAAGAACCCATTAAAATCAAATCCCTGATCTTCTTCTTTCAATCCCATTCTAACAATTACCATATCCAGAGACGGAATAATTGCTACCATTTGCCCTTGATATCCGCTGCAATAAAACATATCGCGAGGAACATCAGGAAATTTCCCTCCGGCGTTTAACCAAAATTGAGCACCATATTTTCCTTCTGAAGTATTTGTTGGAGTTGCTGTATATTTTACCCAACTTTCGTCTAAAATTTGTTCACCGTTCCAGTTTCCTTTATGGAGGTACAATAATCCAAATTTCGACCAATCGCGAGGCGTTGCCCATCCGTAAGACGAACCTACAAAAGTTCCCGACATATCTTGCTCGACAATCATCGAATTCATTCCAATTTTGTCAATTACGGCGCTATACCAAAAATCAAGATATTCTTGTTGCGTTTTAAATTGTGCTCTCAAAATTCTGGATAATAAATTCGTCGTTCCTGAAGAATAATTCCAATGTGTGTCTGGCTTGAATTGTGCCGGTTTATCCATTTGAACTTTCCCCATATCTTCTGCCTGAAAAAGCATTTTTGTGGCATCGCAAATCGTGCTGTAATTCTCTTCCCATTCTAAACCGGAATTCATGTGAAGTAAATCATTTATCGTGATAATTTTACGATCATCATTTTTCCATTCGGCAATTGGAGCCGGTTTGTAAATATCAATTTTTCCTTGTTTGGCTAAAACTCCAAAAGCAGAACTGGTAATACTTTTAGTCATCGACCAACCCAGAATTTTACTGTCTTTATTAAAACCCGTATCATATTTTTCGCCAATCAATTTGTCTTTATATAAAACTACAACGGCGCGAGTACGTTTTGCTTTTCCCCCATTTTTATCGAAAGAATCATCAATCGCTTTCTTCAATTTTGAATAATCAACATTCGCAAAAGCGGAATCTTTTGGCTCATTATTCCCGTAAGGAAAAGGAAGATTGTTTACCAATTTGGTTCTCTTTGGAAGCAAATACGGCTTCGAAACATCATAATCATCATTAATCAAAGTTGCTCCCAAACCTTCACGATAAATTGCTTTTC is a window encoding:
- a CDS encoding serine hydrolase is translated as MKKFLKLLALVLVLAFLYFGFTTYPKLDLISGFSAKSIASGHFLDNRSKELIEKTDNDINLIDLATNTINDAGKFATSNVYGLKERKAIYREGLGATLINDDYDVSKPYLLPKRTKLVNNLPFPYGNNEPKDSAFANVDYSKLKKAIDDSFDKNGGKAKRTRAVVVLYKDKLIGEKYDTGFNKDSKILGWSMTKSITSSAFGVLAKQGKIDIYKPAPIAEWKNDDRKIITINDLLHMNSGLEWEENYSTICDATKMLFQAEDMGKVQMDKPAQFKPDTHWNYSSGTTNLLSRILRAQFKTQQEYLDFWYSAVIDKIGMNSMIVEQDMSGTFVGSSYGWATPRDWSKFGLLYLHKGNWNGEQILDESWVKYTATPTNTSEGKYGAQFWLNAGGKFPDVPRDMFYCSGYQGQMVAIIPSLDMVIVRMGLKEEDQGFDFNGFLKGIIDSVKK